One Mangifera indica cultivar Alphonso chromosome 4, CATAS_Mindica_2.1, whole genome shotgun sequence genomic region harbors:
- the LOC123213118 gene encoding phosphate transporter PHO1 homolog 3-like, which produces MKFGKEFSSQMVPEWQEAYMDYDYLKALLKEIQRFKQTIRPPATPGGLKRKLTLYRAFSGLTQSQRHNPVSPSSSSDIESHPILVNSVSKNGDRSYETTFLMSSDEGGEYELVYFRRLDDEFNKVDKFYKSKVQEVLREAAILNKQMDALIAFRIKVENPPAAYFDRTVEMTRLASDIAASATEISISTPAGARASRRQAPMDVIEECGESSHGQSDESSHDEDEIKQKNNMQKKIHEEHKKPLEVKPHKRRPAPLEILEKVKINNTKETPRSTIKSVLGVPHQTEIKFNRENLRKVEDQLKRAFVEFYQKLRLLKNYCFLNTLAFSKIMKKYDKITSRNASKSYMKMVDNSYLGSSEEVSKLMERVEATFIKHFSNSNRSKGMNILRPTAKRERHRTTFSTGFFAGCTVALIIALILIIRTHDILSKEGQKQYMDNMFPLYSLFIYIVLHMLMYAANIYFWRRYRVNYSFIFGFKRGTELGYRQVLLVSFGISVLALLTVLGNLDMEIDPQTKDYNTLTESLPLILVLVLLVALFFPFNILYRSSRFFFLVCLFHCIAAPLYKVTLPDFFLADQFTSQVQALRSLEFYICYYGWGDVRLRRNHCSESPVFKTFNFIVAVIPYTSRLLQCLRRLFEEKDPMQGYNGIKYFLTIVAVCMRTALSLDKGKGWEVLAWTFSVLAAIIATYWDLVFDWGLLNRHSKNRWLRDKLLVPNKSVYFIAMALNVLLRFAWMQTVLKFDFSFIHRNTLIATVACLEIIRRGIWNFFRLENEHLNNVGKFRAFKSVPLPFNYDKDEDKDI; this is translated from the exons ATGAAGTTTGGAAAAGAGTTTTCATCGCAGATGGTGCCGGAATGGCAAGAGGCATACATGGATTACGATTATCTCAAAGCCCTTTTGAAAGAAATCCAACGTTTTAAGCAAACTATTAGGCCGCCGGCCACCCCCGGTGGGCTAAAACGGAAGTTGACTCTATACAGAGCTTTCAGTGGGCTGACGCAGTCGCAGAGACATAATCCTGTGAGCCCATCTTCTTCATCGGATATCGAAAGCCATCCCATTTTGGTGAACTCGGTAAGCAAGAATGGGGATCGTAGTTACGAGACCACGTTTCTTATGTCTTCGGATGAAGGAGGAGAATACGAGTTGGTGTATTTTAGAAGGCTTGATGATGAGTTCAACAAGGTGGACAAGTTTTATAAGTCCAAGGTGCAAGAGGTGCTCAGGGAGGCCGCTATTTTAAACAAGCAAATGGATGCTCTGATTGCTTTCAGAATTAAGGTGGAGAATCCACCAGCCGCTTATTTCGACCGGACGGTGGAGATGACTCGTTTGGCTTCAGATATTGCAGCTTCTGCCACTGAAATTTCCATTTCTACTCCAGCTGGAGCTAGAGCAAGCA GAAGACAAGCCCCCATGGATGTGATTGAAGAGTGTGGGGAGAGCAGCCATGGGCAGTCAGATGAATCAAGTcatgatgaagatgagattaAACAGAAGAATAATATGCAGAAGAAGATTCATGAAGAGCATAAAAAACCTTTGGAGGTGAAGCCACATAAACGTAGACCGGCTCCATTGGAAATACTTGAGAAGGTGAAAATAAACAACACAAAAGAAACTCCTCGTTCCACTATCAAGAGTGTCCTCGGGGTTCCTCACCAGACCGAGATTAAATTCAACAGAGAAAATCTGAGAAAAGTTGAAGACCAACTTAAGCGGGCTTTTGTTGAATTTTACCAAAAGCTTCGTCTTCTAAAGAATTACTG CTTCTTAAATACACTGGCGTTTTCAAAGATTATGAAGAAATACGATAAG ATCACTTCAAGAAATGCATCAAAATCTTACATGAAGATGGTGGATAATTCCTACCTTGGCAGCTCTGAGGAG GTTTCCAAGCTTATGGAGAGAGTGGAAGCTACATTCATCAAGCATTTTTCGAATTCAAACCGAAGTAAAGGCATGAACATCTTAAGACCAACAGCCAAGAGAGAAAGACATAGAACAACATTCTCTACCG GTTTTTTCGCTGGCTGCACAGTTGCTCTCATAATAGCCCTCATTTTAATCATTCGTACCCATGATATCTTGAGCAAGGAAGGACAGAAACAGTACATGGACAACATGTTTCCTCTTTACAG cttgtttatatatattgtccTGCACATGCTCATGTACGCtgccaatatatatttttggaggCGGTACCGAGTCAACTATTCCTTCATATTCGGTTTCAAGCGAGGAACAGAGTTGGGCTATCGGCAAGTTCTACTTGTGAGTTTTGGTATATCTGTACTGGCCCTACTCACTGTGCTTGGCAACCTTGACATGGAGATAGACCCACAGACAAAAGATTACAATACATTGACTGAATCTCTGCCTTTGATCTTGGTTTTG GTTCTGCTAGTTGCATTGTTCTTTCCATTCAACATCTTGTATCGCTCAAGTCGATTCTTCTTCTTAGTATGTTTGTTCCACTGTATTGCTGCTCCTCTCTACAAG GTAACCCTCCCAGATTTCTTCTTGGCAGATCAGTTTACTAGCCAG gTGCAAGCCCTTAGAAGTTTGGAATTCTACATCTGCTACTATGGATGGGGAGATGTTAGACTTCGCAGGAACCACTGCAGTGAAAGCCCTGTATTCAAAACTTTTAACTTCATCGTTGCTGTGATTCCATACACGTCTCGCCTCCTCCAG TGTCTTCGACGCCTTTTCGAGGAGAAAGATCCAATGCAAGGATACAATGGCATCAAATATTTCCTGACTATTGTAGCGGTTTGCATGAGGACTGCTCTGAGTCTTGACAAGGGAAAGGGTTGGGAAGTATTAGCCTGGACTTTTTCAGTTCTTGCAGCCATCATTGCTACATACTGGGACCTGGTATTTGACTGGGGACTTCTTAATCGCCATTCAAAGAACCGCTGGTTGAGAGACAAGCTCCTTGTACCTAACAAGAGTGTATATTTCATAGCCATGGCATTGAATGTTCTTCTGAGATTTGCATGGATGCAGACTGTACTTAAGTTCGACTTCAGTTTCATTCATAGAAACACCTTGATTGCAACTGTTGCCTGCCTTGAAATCATTCGTAGAGGCATATGGAATTTCTTCAG GTTGGAGAATGAGCATTTGAACAATGTTGGAAAGTTCCGCGCATTCAAGTCAGTACCGTTACCTTTCAACTATgacaaagatgaagacaaagacatataa